Proteins encoded together in one Staphylococcus aureus window:
- the lpl1 gene encoding tandem-type lipoprotein Lpl1: protein MGYLKRFALYISVMILIFAIAGCGKGNETKEDSKEEQIKKSFAKTLDMYPIKNLEDLYDKEGYRDSEFKKGDKGMWTIYTDFAKSNKPGELDDEGMVLNLDRNTRTAKGHYFVTTFYRNGKLPDEKNYKIEMKNNKIILLDEVKDDKLKQKIENFKFFGQYANLKELRKYNNGDVSINENVPSYDVEYKMSNKDEIVKELRSRYNISTEKSPILKMHIDGDLKGSSVGYRKLEIDFSKRENSKLSVIEFLSYKPAKK from the coding sequence ATGGGATATTTAAAAAGGTTTGCATTGTACATAAGCGTTATGATTTTAATATTTGCGATAGCAGGTTGTGGCAAAGGTAATGAAACAAAAGAAGATTCAAAGGAAGAACAAATCAAAAAGAGCTTTGCGAAAACATTAGATATGTATCCAATTAAGAATCTCGAGGACTTATATGACAAAGAAGGATATCGAGATAGCGAATTTAAAAAAGGTGACAAAGGGATGTGGACGATATATACAGATTTCGCCAAAAGTAATAAACCGGGTGAATTGGATGATGAAGGTATGGTTTTAAATCTGGATAGGAATACTAGAACCGCTAAAGGCCATTATTTTGTTACTACATTTTACCGGAATGGTAAACTACCAGATGAAAAGAATTATAAAATTGAAATGAAAAATAATAAGATTATTTTATTAGATGAAGTAAAAGATGATAAGCTCAAGCAGAAAATAGAAAACTTTAAATTTTTCGGTCAATATGCAAATCTTAAAGAATTGAGAAAATATAATAATGGTGATGTTTCAATTAATGAAAATGTTCCTAGTTATGATGTTGAATACAAAATGAGCAATAAAGATGAAATAGTTAAGGAATTAAGAAGTCGTTATAATATTTCGACTGAAAAATCACCTATATTAAAAATGCATATTGATGGGGACCTGAAAGGCAGTTCTGTAGGTTATAGAAAGTTAGAAATTGACTTTTCAAAACGTGAAAACAGCAAATTATCAGTCATTGAATTTTTAAGTTATAAACCAGCGAAAAAATAG
- a CDS encoding FKLRK protein encodes MRENFKLRKMKVGLVSVAITMLYIMTNGQAEASENQNALISNINVDNQEKQNNVNQAVQPQNNTNETSKVPANFVKLNDIKPGDTSIQGTTLPNQFILLTIDKKDVSSVEDSDSSFVMSDKDGNFKYDLNGRKIVHNQEIEVSSSDPYLGDDEEDEEVEETSTEEVGAEEESTEAKATYTTPRYEKAYEIPKEQLKEKDGHHQVFIEPITEGSGIIKGHTSVKGKVALSINNKFINFETNANGGPNKEEAKSGSEGIWMPIDDKGYFNFDFKTKRFDDLELKKNDEISLTFAPDDEDEALKSLIFKTKVTSLEDIDKAETKYDHTKVEKVKVLKDVKEDLHVDEIYGSLYHTEKGKGILDKEGTKVIKGKTKFANAVVKVDSELGEGQEFPDLQVDEKGEFSFDVDHAGFRLQNGETLNFTVVDPITGELLSGNFVSKNIDIYESPEEKADREFDERMENTPAYHKLHGDKIVGYDTNGFPITWFYPLGEKKVERKAPKLEK; translated from the coding sequence ATGAGGGAAAATTTTAAGTTACGTAAAATGAAAGTCGGTTTAGTATCTGTTGCAATTACAATGTTATATATTATGACAAACGGACAAGCAGAAGCATCTGAAAATCAAAACGCTTTAATCTCTAATATAAATGTAGACAATCAGGAAAAACAGAATAATGTAAATCAAGCTGTTCAGCCTCAAAATAATACTAATGAAACATCAAAAGTACCGGCTAATTTTGTCAAATTGAATGATATTAAACCAGGTGATACTTCTATACAAGGAACAACTTTACCAAATCAATTTATACTATTAACTATTGATAAAAAAGATGTGAGCTCAGTTGAAGATTCTGACAGCAGCTTTGTTATGTCTGATAAAGATGGGAATTTTAAGTATGACTTAAATGGTCGCAAAATTGTTCATAATCAAGAAATTGAAGTGTCTTCATCAGATCCCTATTTAGGTGACGATGAAGAAGATGAAGAAGTAGAAGAAACTTCAACTGAAGAAGTTGGTGCTGAGGAAGAAAGTACAGAAGCTAAAGCTACATATACAACACCGCGATATGAAAAAGCGTATGAAATACCGAAAGAACAGCTAAAAGAAAAAGATGGACATCACCAAGTTTTTATCGAACCTATTACTGAAGGTTCAGGTATTATTAAAGGCCATACCTCTGTAAAAGGTAAAGTTGCTCTATCTATTAATAATAAATTTATTAACTTTGAGACAAATGCTAATGGTGGTCCAAATAAAGAAGAAGCGAAATCTGGATCAGAAGGAATCTGGATGCCTATTGATGACAAAGGATACTTTAATTTTGACTTCAAAACGAAACGTTTCGATGATTTAGAGTTAAAGAAAAATGATGAGATCTCATTAACATTTGCACCTGATGACGAAGATGAGGCATTGAAGTCATTAATTTTCAAAACTAAGGTAACGAGTTTAGAAGATATTGATAAAGCAGAAACTAAATATGACCATACTAAAGTGGAAAAAGTAAAAGTATTGAAAGATGTTAAAGAAGATTTACATGTAGATGAAATTTACGGAAGCTTATATCATACAGAAAAAGGTAAAGGTATTCTTGATAAAGAAGGTACTAAAGTAATTAAAGGTAAGACTAAATTCGCAAATGCAGTTGTGAAGGTAGACTCTGAACTAGGTGAAGGTCAAGAATTCCCTGATTTGCAAGTCGATGAAAAAGGTGAATTCAGCTTTGATGTAGATCATGCTGGATTTAGATTACAAAATGGAGAAACACTAAACTTCACAGTAGTTGATCCTATTACAGGTGAATTATTAAGTGGAAATTTTGTTTCTAAAAACATAGATATTTATGAATCTCCTGAAGAAAAAGCAGATCGTGAGTTTGATGAAAGAATGGAAAACACACCTGCATATCATAAATTACATGGTGATAAAATTGTCGGCTACGATACTAACGGATTCCCGATTACCTGGTTTTATCCATTAGGTGAAAAGAAAGTTGAACGTAAGGCACCAAAATTAGAAAAATAA
- a CDS encoding superantigen-like protein SSL7, with protein MKLKTLAKATLALGLLTTGVITSEGQAVQAKEKQERVQHLYDIKDLHRYYSSESFEFSNISGKVENYNGSNVVRFNQENQNHQLFLLGKDKEKYKEGIEGKDVFVVKELIDPNGRLSTVGGVTKKNNKSSETNTHLFVNKVYGGNLDASIDSFSINKEEVSLKELDFKIRQHLVKNYGLYKGTTKYGKITINLKDGEKQEIDLGDKLQFERMGDVLNSKDINKIEVTLKQI; from the coding sequence GTGAAATTAAAAACGTTAGCTAAAGCAACATTGGCATTAGGCTTATTAACTACTGGTGTGATTACATCAGAAGGCCAAGCAGTTCAAGCAAAAGAAAAGCAAGAGAGAGTACAACATTTATATGATATTAAAGACTTACATCGATACTACTCATCAGAAAGTTTTGAATTCAGTAATATTAGTGGTAAGGTTGAAAATTATAACGGTTCTAACGTTGTACGCTTTAACCAAGAAAATCAAAATCACCAATTATTCTTATTAGGTAAAGATAAAGAGAAATATAAAGAAGGCATTGAAGGCAAAGATGTCTTTGTGGTAAAAGAATTAATTGATCCAAACGGTAGATTATCTACTGTTGGTGGTGTGACTAAGAAAAATAACAAATCTTCTGAAACTAATACACATTTATTTGTTAATAAAGTGTATGGCGGAAATTTAGATGCATCAATTGACTCATTTTCAATTAATAAAGAAGAAGTTTCACTGAAAGAACTTGATTTCAAAATTAGACAACATTTAGTTAAAAATTATGGTTTATATAAAGGTACGACTAAATACGGTAAGATCACTATCAATTTGAAAGATGGAGAAAAGCAAGAAATTGATTTAGGTGATAAATTGCAATTCGAGCGCATGGGTGATGTGTTGAATAGTAAGGATATTAATAAGATTGAAGTGACTTTGAAACAAATTTAA
- a CDS encoding superantigen-like protein SSL11, whose product MKLKNIAKASLALGILTTGMITTTAQPVKASTLEVRSQATQDLSEYYNRPFFEYTNQSGYKEEGKVTFTPNYQLIDVTLTGNEKQNFGEDISNVDIFVVRENSDRSGNTASIGGITKTNGSNYIDKVKDVNLIITKNIDSVTSTSTSSTYTINKEEISLKELDFKLRKHLIDKHNLYKTEPKDSKIRITMKDGGFYTFELNKKLQTHRMGDVIDGRNIEKIEVNL is encoded by the coding sequence ATGAAATTAAAAAATATTGCTAAAGCAAGTTTAGCACTAGGGATTTTAACAACAGGGATGATTACAACTACTGCTCAGCCAGTAAAAGCAAGTACATTAGAGGTTAGATCACAAGCTACTCAAGACTTGAGTGAATATTATAATAGACCGTTCTTTGAGTATACAAATCAGTCAGGATATAAAGAGGAAGGAAAAGTGACGTTTACTCCTAATTATCAACTTATAGATGTAACTTTAACTGGGAATGAAAAGCAAAATTTTGGTGAAGATATTTCTAATGTAGATATATTTGTTGTAAGAGAAAATTCTGATAGATCTGGTAATACAGCTTCAATTGGTGGTATTACTAAAACAAACGGTTCAAATTATATTGATAAAGTAAAAGATGTAAATTTAATAATTACTAAAAACATCGATAGTGTTACATCAACGTCAACATCATCTACATATACAATTAATAAAGAAGAAATTTCATTAAAAGAACTTGATTTTAAATTAAGAAAGCATTTAATTGATAAACATAACCTTTATAAGACAGAACCTAAAGACAGTAAAATTCGAATTACTATGAAAGATGGTGGGTTCTACACATTTGAATTGAATAAAAAGTTACAAACACACCGTATGGGTGATGTTATTGATGGCAGAAATATAGAAAAAATTGAAGTGAATTTATAA
- a CDS encoding superantigen-like protein SSL5 translates to MKMTAIAKASLALGILATGTITSLHQTVNASEHKAKYENVTKDIFDLRDYYSGASKELKNVTGYRYSKGGKHYLIFDKNRKFTRVQIFGKDIERFKARKNPGLDIFVVKEAENRNGTVFSYGGVTKKNQDAYYDYINAPRFQIKRDEGDGIATYGRVHYIYKEEISLKELDFKLRQYLIQNFDLYKKFPKDSKIKVIMKDGGYYTFELNKKLQTNRMSDVIDGRNIEKIEANIR, encoded by the coding sequence ATGAAAATGACAGCAATTGCGAAAGCAAGTTTAGCATTAGGTATTTTAGCAACAGGAACAATAACGTCATTGCATCAAACTGTAAATGCGAGTGAACATAAAGCAAAATATGAAAATGTGACAAAAGATATCTTTGACTTAAGAGATTACTATAGTGGCGCAAGTAAGGAACTTAAAAATGTTACTGGTTATCGTTATAGCAAAGGTGGCAAGCATTACCTTATCTTTGATAAAAATAGAAAATTCACAAGAGTACAGATATTTGGTAAAGATATTGAAAGATTTAAAGCACGTAAAAATCCGGGATTAGACATATTTGTTGTTAAAGAAGCGGAAAACCGTAATGGCACAGTGTTTTCATATGGTGGTGTCACTAAGAAAAATCAAGACGCTTATTATGATTATATAAACGCACCAAGATTTCAAATCAAGAGAGATGAAGGTGACGGTATTGCTACGTACGGTAGAGTACACTACATTTATAAAGAAGAGATTTCACTTAAAGAACTCGACTTTAAATTGAGACAGTATTTAATTCAAAATTTTGATCTGTATAAAAAGTTTCCTAAAGATAGTAAGATAAAAGTGATAATGAAAGATGGCGGCTATTATACGTTTGAACTTAATAAAAAATTACAAACAAATCGCATGAGTGACGTCATTGACGGTAGAAATATTGAAAAAATAGAAGCCAACATTAGATAA
- a CDS encoding superantigen-like protein SSL6, translating to MKLKTLAKATLVLGLLATGVITTESQTVKAAESTQGQHNYKSLKYYYSKPSIELKNLDGLYRQKVTDKGVYVWKDRKDYFVGLLGKDIEKYPQGEHDKQDAFLVIEEETVNGRQYSIGGLSKTNSKEFSKEVDVKVTRKIDESSEKSKDSKFKITKEEISLKELDFKLRKKLMEEEKLYGAVNNRKGKIVVKMEDDKFYTFELTKKLQPHRMGDTIDGTKIKEINVELEYK from the coding sequence ATGAAATTAAAAACGTTAGCTAAAGCAACATTAGTATTGGGATTGTTAGCTACTGGTGTAATAACAACAGAAAGTCAAACAGTAAAAGCGGCAGAATCAACTCAAGGTCAACACAATTATAAATCGTTAAAATACTACTATAGCAAGCCAAGTATAGAGTTAAAAAATCTTGATGGTTTGTATAGACAGAAAGTGACAGATAAAGGAGTATATGTTTGGAAGGATCGAAAAGATTATTTTGTTGGCTTGCTTGGTAAAGATATTGAAAAATACCCTCAAGGTGAGCATGATAAGCAAGATGCATTTTTAGTCATCGAGGAGGAAACTGTTAATGGAAGACAATATTCAATTGGTGGTTTAAGTAAGACAAATAGTAAAGAATTTAGTAAAGAAGTCGATGTTAAAGTAACAAGAAAAATTGATGAATCATCGGAAAAGTCTAAAGATAGTAAATTTAAAATTACTAAAGAAGAAATCTCGTTAAAAGAGTTGGACTTTAAATTAAGAAAAAAATTGATGGAAGAAGAAAAATTATATGGTGCTGTTAATAATAGAAAAGGTAAAATTGTAGTTAAAATGGAAGATGATAAGTTTTATACTTTCGAACTTACAAAAAAACTACAACCGCATCGCATGGGTGACACGATAGATGGTACCAAAATCAAAGAAATTAATGTTGAGCTAGAATATAAATAA
- a CDS encoding superantigen-like protein SSL9: protein MKLTTIAKATLALGILTTGVFTAESQTGHAKVELDETQRKYYINMLHQYYSEESFEPTNISVKSEDYYGSNVLNFKQRNKAFKVFLLGDDKNKYKEKTHGLDVFAVPELIDIKGGIYSVGGITKKNVRSVFGFVSNPSLQVKKVDAKNGFSINELFFIQKEEVSLKELDFKIRKLLIEKYRLYKGTSDKGRIVINMKDEKKHEIDLSEKLSFERMFDVMDSKQIKNIEVNLN, encoded by the coding sequence ATGAAATTAACAACGATAGCTAAAGCAACATTAGCATTAGGAATATTAACTACAGGTGTGTTTACAGCAGAAAGTCAAACTGGTCACGCGAAAGTAGAACTTGATGAGACACAACGCAAATATTATATCAATATGCTACATCAATACTATTCTGAAGAAAGTTTTGAACCAACAAACATTAGTGTTAAAAGCGAAGATTACTATGGCTCTAACGTTTTAAACTTTAAACAACGAAATAAAGCTTTTAAAGTATTTTTACTTGGTGACGATAAAAATAAATATAAAGAAAAAACACATGGCCTTGATGTCTTTGCAGTACCTGAATTAATAGATATAAAAGGTGGCATATATAGCGTTGGCGGTATAACAAAGAAAAATGTGAGATCAGTGTTTGGATTTGTAAGTAATCCAAGTCTACAAGTTAAAAAAGTTGATGCTAAAAATGGCTTTTCGATAAACGAGTTGTTTTTTATTCAAAAGGAAGAAGTATCATTGAAGGAACTGGACTTTAAAATAAGAAAACTCTTAATCGAAAAATATAGATTGTATAAAGGAACGTCTGATAAAGGTAGAATTGTTATCAATATGAAAGACGAAAAGAAGCATGAAATTGATTTAAGTGAAAAATTAAGTTTTGAACGTATGTTTGATGTAATGGATAGTAAGCAAATTAAAAATATTGAAGTGAATTTGAATTAG
- a CDS encoding type I restriction-modification system subunit M: protein MSITEKQRQQQAELHKKLWSIANDLRGNMDASEFRNYILGLIFYRFLSEKAEQEYADALSGEDITYQEAWADEEYREDLKAELIDQVGYFIEPEDLFSAMIREIETQDFDIEHLATAIRKVETSTLGEESENDFIGLFSDMDLSSTRLGNNVKERTALISKVMVNLDDLPFVHSDMEIDMLGDAYEFLIGRFAATAGKKAGEFYTPQQVSKILAKIVTDGKDKLRHVYDPTCGSGSLLLRVGKETQVYRYFGQERNNTTYNLARMNMLLHDVRYENFDIRNDDTLENPAFLGNTFDAVIANPPYSAKWTADSKFENDERFSGYGKLAPKSKADFAFIQHMVHYLDDEGTMAVVLPHGVLFRGAAEGVIRRYLIEEKNYLEAVIGLPANIFYGTSIPTCILVFKKCRQQDDNVLFIDASNDFEKGKNQNHLSDAQVERIIDTYKRKETIDKYSYSATLQEIADNDYNLNIPRYVDTFEEEAPIDLDQVQQDLKNIDKEIAEIEQEINAYLKELGVLKDE from the coding sequence ATGTCTATTACTGAAAAACAACGTCAGCAACAAGCTGAATTACATAAAAAATTATGGTCGATTGCGAATGATTTAAGAGGGAATATGGATGCGAGTGAATTCCGTAATTACATTTTAGGCTTGATTTTCTATCGCTTCTTATCTGAAAAAGCGGAACAAGAATATGCAGATGCCTTGTCAGGTGAAGACATCACGTATCAAGAAGCATGGGCAGACGAAGAATACCGTGAAGACTTAAAAGCAGAATTAATTGACCAAGTCGGTTACTTCATTGAGCCAGAAGATTTATTCAGTGCGATGATTCGTGAAATTGAAACGCAAGATTTCGATATCGAACACCTGGCGACGGCAATTCGTAAAGTTGAAACATCAACATTAGGTGAAGAAAGTGAAAATGACTTTATCGGTCTGTTCAGCGATATGGATTTGAGTTCAACGCGACTAGGTAACAATGTCAAAGAACGTACTGCTTTAATCTCTAAAGTCATGGTTAATCTTGACGACTTACCATTCGTTCACAGTGACATGGAAATTGATATGTTAGGTGATGCATATGAATTCCTAATTGGGCGCTTTGCGGCGACAGCGGGTAAAAAAGCAGGCGAGTTCTATACACCACAACAAGTATCTAAGATACTGGCGAAGATTGTCACAGACGGTAAAGATAAATTACGTCACGTGTATGACCCAACATGTGGTTCAGGTTCACTGTTGTTACGTGTTGGTAAAGAAACACAAGTGTATCGTTATTTCGGTCAAGAACGTAACAATACTACATACAACTTAGCACGCATGAATATGTTATTACATGATGTGCGTTATGAGAACTTCGATATCCGTAATGATGACACATTGGAAAACCCAGCCTTTTTAGGCAATACATTTGATGCGGTTATTGCGAACCCACCGTATAGTGCGAAATGGACTGCAGATTCAAAGTTTGAAAATGACGAACGATTCAGTGGTTACGGCAAACTTGCGCCTAAGTCTAAAGCAGACTTTGCCTTTATTCAACACATGGTACATTACCTAGACGATGAAGGTACCATGGCCGTTGTACTCCCACATGGTGTATTATTCCGAGGTGCTGCAGAAGGTGTCATTCGTCGTTATTTAATTGAAGAAAAGAACTACTTAGAAGCTGTGATTGGTTTGCCAGCGAATATTTTCTATGGGACAAGTATTCCAACATGTATTTTAGTATTTAAAAAATGTCGCCAACAAGACGACAACGTACTATTTATCGATGCATCCAATGATTTTGAAAAAGGAAAAAATCAAAATCATTTAAGCGATGCCCAAGTCGAACGTATTATAGACACATATAAGCGTAAGGAAACAATTGATAAATATAGCTACAGCGCGACACTACAAGAGATTGCCGATAACGATTACAACCTAAATATACCGAGATATGTCGATACATTCGAAGAAGAAGCACCGATTGATTTAGATCAAGTCCAACAAGATTTGAAAAATATCGATAAAGAAATCGCAGAAATTGAGCAAGAAATCAATGCATACCTGAAAGAACTTGGGGTGTTGAAAGATGAGTAA
- a CDS encoding superantigen-like protein SSL8, with product MKFTVIAKAIFILGILTTSVMITENQSVNAKGKYEKMNRLYDTNKLHQYYSGPSYELTNVSGQSQGYYDSNVLLFNQQNQKFQVFLLGKDENKYKEKTHGLDVFAVPELVDLDGRIFSVSGVTKKNVKSIFESLRTPNLLVKKIDDKDGFSIDEFFFIQKEEVSLKELDFKIRKLLIKKYKLYEGSADKGRIVINMKDENKYEIDLSDKLDFERMADVINSEQIKNIEVNLK from the coding sequence ATGAAATTTACAGTGATAGCTAAAGCGATATTTATATTAGGAATATTAACAACAAGTGTAATGATAACAGAAAATCAATCGGTTAATGCAAAAGGAAAGTATGAAAAAATGAACCGTTTATATGATACAAACAAGTTACATCAATACTATTCAGGACCTAGTTATGAGTTAACAAATGTTAGTGGCCAAAGTCAAGGTTATTATGACTCTAACGTTTTGCTTTTTAACCAACAAAATCAAAAGTTCCAAGTGTTTTTATTGGGAAAAGATGAAAATAAATACAAAGAAAAAACACATGGTTTAGATGTCTTTGCGGTACCAGAATTAGTAGATTTAGATGGAAGAATATTTAGTGTTAGTGGTGTAACAAAGAAAAACGTAAAATCAATATTTGAGTCTCTAAGAACGCCGAACTTACTAGTTAAAAAAATAGACGATAAAGACGGTTTTTCTATTGATGAATTTTTCTTTATTCAAAAGGAAGAAGTGTCATTGAAGGAACTTGATTTTAAAATAAGAAAACTGTTGATTAAAAAATACAAACTGTATGAAGGGTCAGCTGATAAAGGTAGAATTGTTATTAATATGAAAGATGAAAATAAGTATGAAATTGATTTAAGTGATAAATTAGATTTCGAGCGTATGGCAGATGTCATTAATAGTGAACAAATTAAAAACATCGAAGTGAATTTGAAATAA
- the spn gene encoding myeloperoxidase inhibitor SPIN, protein MKFKKVLVATAMVGVLATGVVGYGNQADAKVYSQNGLVLHDDANFLEHELSYIDVLLDKNADQATKDNLRSYFADKGLHSIKDIINKAKQDGFDVSKYEHVK, encoded by the coding sequence ATGAAATTTAAAAAGGTTTTAGTAGCTACGGCAATGGTAGGTGTTTTAGCAACTGGCGTTGTTGGATATGGTAATCAAGCAGATGCGAAAGTTTATTCTCAAAATGGACTCGTACTACATGATGATGCAAACTTCTTAGAACATGAATTAAGTTATATTGATGTGTTATTAGATAAGAATGCTGACCAAGCTACAAAAGACAACTTAAGATCATACTTCGCCGATAAAGGACTACATTCAATCAAAGACATTATCAACAAAGCTAAACAAGACGGCTTTGATGTTTCAAAATATGAACACGTAAAATAA
- a CDS encoding superantigen-like protein SSL10 has translation MKFTALAKATLALGILTTGTLTTEVHSGHAKQNQKSVNKHDKEALYRYYTGKTMEMKNISALKHGKNNLRFKFRGIKIQVLLPGNDKSKFQQRSYEGLDVFFVQEKRDKHDIFYTVGGVIQNNKTSGVVSAPILNISKEKGEDAFVKGYPYYIKKEKITLKELDYKLRKHLIEKYGLYKTISKDGRVKISLKDGSFYNLDLRSKLKFKYMGEVIESKQIKDIEVNLK, from the coding sequence ATGAAATTTACAGCATTAGCAAAAGCGACATTAGCTTTAGGAATTTTAACAACAGGAACTTTAACAACAGAAGTTCATTCAGGTCATGCAAAACAAAATCAAAAGTCAGTAAATAAACATGACAAGGAAGCATTATACCGATACTACACTGGAAAGACTATGGAAATGAAAAATATTAGTGCTTTGAAACATGGTAAAAACAACTTACGTTTTAAGTTTAGAGGTATTAAGATTCAAGTTTTACTGCCTGGAAATGATAAAAGTAAATTTCAACAGCGTAGTTATGAGGGGTTAGATGTTTTCTTTGTTCAAGAAAAAAGAGATAAGCACGATATATTTTATACTGTTGGTGGTGTAATACAGAATAATAAAACATCTGGAGTTGTCAGTGCACCAATATTAAATATTTCAAAAGAAAAGGGTGAAGATGCTTTTGTGAAAGGTTACCCTTATTACATTAAAAAAGAAAAAATAACACTAAAAGAACTGGATTATAAGTTGAGAAAGCATCTAATTGAAAAATACGGACTTTATAAAACAATCTCAAAAGATGGTAGGGTCAAAATTAGCTTGAAAGATGGCAGTTTTTATAACCTTGATTTAAGATCTAAATTAAAATTTAAATATATGGGGGAAGTCATAGAAAGCAAACAAATTAAAGATATTGAAGTTAACTTAAAGTAA
- a CDS encoding restriction endonuclease subunit S has product MSNTQKKNVPELRFPGFEGEWEEKQLGDLTDRVIRKNKNLESKKPLTISGQLGLIDQTEYFSKSVSSKNLENYTLIKNGEFAYNKSYSNGYPLGAIKRLTRYDSGVLSSLYICFSIKSEMSKDFMEAYFDSTHWYREVSGIAVEGARNHGLLNVSVNDFFTILIKYPSLEEQQKIGKFFSKLDRQIELEEQKLELLQQQKKGYMQKIFSQELRFKDENGEDYPDWENSKIEKYLKERNERSDKGQMLSVTINSGIIKFSELDRKDNSSKDKSNYKVVRKNDIAYNSMRMWQGASGKSNYNGIVSPAYTVLYPTQNTSSLFIGYKFKTHRMIHKFKINSQGLTSDTWNLKYKQLKNINIDIPVLEEQEKIGDFFKKMDILISKQKMKIEILEKEKQSFLQKMFL; this is encoded by the coding sequence ATGAGTAATACACAAAAGAAAAATGTGCCAGAATTGAGGTTCCCAGGGTTTGAAGGCGAATGGGAAGAGAAGCAGTTAGGGGATCTTACAGATAGAGTAATTAGGAAAAATAAAAACTTAGAATCGAAAAAGCCTTTAACAATATCCGGACAGTTAGGTTTAATTGATCAAACAGAATATTTTAGTAAATCAGTTTCGTCGAAAAATCTAGAAAATTATACACTAATAAAGAATGGAGAATTCGCGTATAACAAAAGTTATTCTAATGGATACCCATTAGGGGCTATTAAAAGATTAACTAGATATGATAGTGGTGTATTGTCCTCTTTGTATATTTGTTTTTCTATTAAAAGTGAAATGTCTAAAGACTTCATGGAAGCATATTTTGATTCGACACACTGGTATAGAGAAGTTTCTGGAATTGCAGTTGAGGGTGCAAGAAATCACGGATTATTAAATGTTTCTGTGAATGATTTTTTTACTATTCTAATTAAATATCCAAGTTTAGAAGAACAGCAAAAAATAGGCAAGTTCTTCAGCAAACTCGACCGACAAATTGAATTAGAAGAACAAAAGCTTGAATTACTTCAACAACAGAAAAAAGGCTATATGCAGAAAATTTTCTCACAGGAACTGCGATTCAAAGATGAGAATGGTGAAGATTATCCAGATTGGGAAAATAGCAAAATAGAAAAATATTTAAAAGAGAGAAACGAACGTTCTGACAAAGGGCAAATGCTTTCAGTAACTATAAATAGTGGCATTATAAAATTTAGTGAATTGGATAGAAAAGATAATTCAAGTAAAGATAAAAGTAATTATAAAGTAGTTAGGAAAAATGATATTGCATATAATTCTATGAGAATGTGGCAAGGGGCTAGTGGTAAATCAAATTATAATGGGATTGTTAGCCCTGCATATACTGTGCTTTATCCAACACAAAATACTAGCTCATTATTTATTGGATATAAGTTTAAAACACATAGAATGATTCATAAATTTAAAATTAATTCACAAGGATTAACATCAGATACATGGAACTTAAAATATAAACAATTAAAAAATATAAATATAGATATACCTGTATTGGAGGAACAAGAAAAGATAGGTGATTTCTTTAAAAAAATGGATATATTGATAAGTAAACAGAAAATGAAAATTGAAATATTAGAAAAAGAGAAACAATCCTTTTTACAAAAAATGTTCTTATAA